Proteins from a single region of Argopecten irradians isolate NY chromosome 7, Ai_NY, whole genome shotgun sequence:
- the LOC138327862 gene encoding inhibitor of growth protein 1-like, producing the protein MSMLNQAAVEALCSATYLENYLDTMENLPDDLQKIVTQLRELDIQCRDILQDIDNHQEVYCKEAEGPTKKKALLAIQRALIKCQEIGDEKLHLMAMIIEHIDNRGRQLEQDRENLDPMFGKETEKEDRVTPSSSTTTTSNSTTTTSKPVIQHTDPKPEKVAVKRQRRQKTSDTVIKEEEKKQEEKEKVPKKKKKRKTKKEKDQAPTSPIEPPIDPDEPTYCLCDQVSYGEMIGCDNDACVIEWFHFNCVNLVNKPKGKWYCPNCRGDTSKVMRKFDK; encoded by the exons ATGTCGATGTTGAACCAGGCTGCAGTGGAGGCCCTTTGCTCCGCCACTTATCTGGAGAACTATTTAGACACGATGGAAAATCTACCGGATGACTTACAGAAAATCGTTACTCAGCTTCGTGAACTCGATATTCAGTGTCGAG ATATTCTCCAAGACATTGACAACCACCAGGAAGTCTATTGTAAGGAAGCAGAAGGTCCGACAAAGAAAAAGGCTCTTCTAGCAATACAGCGGGCACTCATTAAATGTCAGGAAATCGGGGATGAAAAGCTCCACCTGATGGCTATGATAATCGAACATATTGATAACAGGGGGAGACAACTTGAACAAGATAGAGAAAATCTAG ATCCTATGTTTGgaaaagaaacagaaaaagaAGATAGGGTGacaccatcatcatcaacaacaacaacatccaaCTCCACAACGACGACATCTAAACCTGTTATTCAGCACACAGATCCTAAACCAGAGAAGGTAGCAGTGAAACGACAGCGACGACAAAAAACAAGTGACACCGTCATTAAAGAGGAAGAGAAGAAG CAAGAAGAAAAGGAGAAAGTGCctaagaagaagaaaaaacgaaagacaaagaaagagaaGGACCAGGCTCCTACGTCCCCTATCGAGCCTCCCATTGATCCGGATGAGCCTACGTATTGTTTGTGTGATCAGGTGTCGTACGGAGAAATGATCGGATGTGACAATGACGCCTGTGTTATTGAATGGTTCCATTTTAACTGTGTTAATCTGGTCAACAAACCTAAGGGGAAATGGTACTGTCCAAACTGTCGCGGGGACACAAGCAAAGTTATGAGAAAATTTGAcaaatga